One Euphorbia lathyris chromosome 1, ddEupLath1.1, whole genome shotgun sequence DNA segment encodes these proteins:
- the LOC136232287 gene encoding protein EMBRYO DEFECTIVE 514, with the protein MAEETAKPIEANQPQDTVVEDMDLVGESAVNGSKRTREEEDEKEKEKEEEGKDDMSKKQKVDLSVEEERLEKHEGEENQCEAKVEDKSVPVSLGPKSFGSSVEMFDYFFKLLHFWPPNLNLNKYEQLMLLDLLKKGHTEPEKKIGVGIQAFQVRYHPMFKSRCFFLIRNDDTMDDFSFRKCVDKILPLPEEMRLKGDGKGKGDGGRGGGGGRGGRGRGRGRGRGPRW; encoded by the exons ATGGCAGAAGAGACAGCTAAACCCATCGAGGCCAATCAGCCGCAAGACACAGTCGTGGAAGACATGGATCTCGTAGGGGAATCGGCTGTTAATGGATCCAAGAGAACTAGGGAGGAAGAGGACGagaaggagaaagagaaagaagaagaaggaaaagacgATATGTCTAAGAAGCAGAAGGTCGATTTGTCAGTAGAGGAGGAGAGATTAGAGAAGCACGAGGGAGAGGAAAATCAATGCGAAGCTAAAGTAGAAGATAAATCGGTTCCTGTTAGTTTGGGTCCGAAGAGTTTCGGCTCGTCTGTAGAGATGTTTGATTATTTCTTCAAACTCCTTCATTTTTGGCCTCCTAATCTCAATCTCAACAAG TATGAACAGTTGATGCTATTGGACTTGCTTAAGAAGGGCCATACAGAACCAGAGAAGAAGATTGGTGTTGGGATCCAGGCTTTCCAGGTCCGGTACCATCCTATGTTTAAGAGCAGGTGCTTCTTCCTCATTAGGAATGATGATACTATGGATGATTTCAGCTTCAGGAAGTGTGTGGATAAAATTCTTCCCTTGCCGGAGGAGATGAGACTAAAAGGCGATGGAAAAGGTAAAGGTGATGGAGGaagaggtggtggtggtggaagAGGTGGTCGAGGCAGAGGCCGAGGCCGTGGAAGAGGTCCGAGGTGGTAG